AGTGACTCAAATTATCTTTAATTATTTCCATACAGTCAATGCCTAATTTGCGTAGTTCCTTCGAGAGGCCATATAACATTCTATCGCAGATGAATTTTGTGTTAATTGTGCTAAAtcgttaaattaaatataaagaatttaatattaacaggcttataaacataaatatatacaatatgtattagTTTACCCAAGAACGTTTGCGCTGACAGCAGGAACTTTGGCTATATTGACTTTGGCTGGCACAGATGTGCTGCATTCATTGTTGTGTTCCGTGAAAGCGCGTTTCATGCGGAATAAGTAACCGGTTTTGCCAGTTGTGACCTCATTGACGACCTCGTCAAAATCCAGGCCTATACCTAAAAGAATCTCCACAATTACTTGGTACACTTGCAGCAAACAATGCGCATCCAAAGCTGCAATGGAGTAATCATACATTAAAAGTATACCAATACACTTGATTAAGCATGTGTTTTGAACATTTTGCaagcaaatatttcatttatttacccGCATAAACAATTTGATCGTGACGCAGCGGTCGATTGGCCCAATTCGAGCACTGATTTGATTTGTCCAATTTTTTACCCAAACACAATTCAGTTAATGCACATAAACTGCCGCCGGAATTTGAGCCACAACCAAAtggaaattttacaatttgtaggTACTTGAGTCGTCGCCATAATTCACGCAAATCCAAGTAGCAGGTTTTcgcattcaaatttaattgcaacGGCAATGATTTGTGTAGCATACGCAAATCTTGATGTAGAGAGAAACCTACTTTCAAAATCTCCAAATTGTTGAACACTCGTTGCCCGAGCTGTTGCCATAACTCCTCGCCAAGTTGTGGAGAAAGGCAATCTAATAGGTAAACGCGATGCGGTGTAGCTATTTGTAAGAGAGATATAACGTTTTCATTACAGACAGATGGCTTCCACTCAGAGTCAAATGCGATAAGTAATTGTCCTTCCAAGTATTCTaacatttcataaaatttcgcACGATCATCAATTAATACAACACATTCAATGGGTAGTGCTaaagttaaataattattagGTATAGTTGCATTTGAACGTTTTGATTTGTTAGTAGCACCACCGATATTTACGGAACTTGTAGTTTCATTGCTGCTGATATTTAGCATCTGAATTTCATCGGTATTTTCTAAAGGCTGTTGCCGTTTCAAATTCTCGCGTATATCGTCTGCGATTTCCTCCAGTggtatgttaaaataatttatccAATATTTCACTTCTTCATAATCACCATATGAGGCGACATTTGTTATCAAGTCCATTTGTAATGGCCTGGTGCTGGCGGCATCACGTGCCAATTCACGATATGCATCACAACTCATGCCGCCATCTCGATATTTGTGccacaaaaaatgcatatatgaaCAAGCCTTTGTGAAATTGAGGTTGGGTGTAAAATGGTTGTCAATTTTGTATGTCTTCGCCAACCGTGTGACTAGCTTGGACATTGGGCGATACGTTAAAACATTATGTTTGACATCTTTGTACtcatattttctattaaataaaacaattactcGGTAATTTTTGTGAATAAAGCAATACTACACATATAAGCTTGAAACTTACGTTAATATTTCAACACAATGTTCAAATACAGTCTTTTGTTTATCCAGTAAGGAATCAAGGAATTGCACAGTGGGCAAAGCCAAATCCTTAGCATCATTAAGATACATCTCTGCCAGTGGCACTTTATCTTGTAAAATTAATGGGAATATTATGTCGAAAATGCCAAAAAGGTGAGTAATTTGCAAGTTCATCGTCCAATATGCAGCCTGTAAAAAGTTGCAATTAACTGTTTGTGTAAATACTTCAATTATATCTAAGAATATACATCTTTAAAATGCCCTTGTGTTATTAATTCCTTTATTTTAGGCACCAACAGTTCACATATCTTATTCAGTTCGTACGTGATCATCACAGATTTATATAGCGATACTATACCGCAAGTCTTCACAAAATTGAAAGCAACCATGCGCGTGTTGTCAGAACAATTAGCTGTTATTTCTGGATATTGTGTATGGAGGTCACAAATGGTTTCCAGtactacatacatttataagaattttattaaGACATAGCGTAAATGTGATAAAGACAAGTCTTACTAAATAACgccaagtttttgttttttaaattattacatcCTGGACAATTCGCAAACAATTTTAAGGCAAGCAACAGAGGATCCTGATGTCTCTTGAGCATCACTTTGAGATTGTGCTGAGCAGAAGGGGTACGTTTGTCTAGACAAATGATATATGTAGTTACgtagtttttgttattgtaaatgtaTATCTAATGCGTTATTACAATTATATTATTCTGAacactttagtttttttttaaatatactaacATGAATTCCATTGCTCTTTGTAGTTCTGAAACCAGTTGTCGACGTCGGCGCTGAGGGTGCGATCGAAGTTTTCGTTATTCAGCCCAGCAGCAATAGCAATGTCTGGTACGACGGTTATTTTCTGCACCATTTCAGAGAGACAACCAAAATCCGGGTCGTCTTCATATCCAGCTGGAATACCACGATAACTCATCCTTAACAATGTTTTGCAACgtaattttgtgttatttttttaatgataaaatAAGTAATTCCAAATGTCGCTAATGTTGAGGTGCATCTCATAGCGCTGCCATCCTTTGCAATAAAGCACATTATCGAACTACCGCGCGATAAACGaaatgtttttttcattttttaccaataatacaaaaattatcatatccatttttaaagttaaagatttagcataaacatatataattaaaatatttaatctacgtaagtaaatatttgtattgaagGCAAAAAGGTGCGTGAACACACTATGTATGTTAACAAcgtatttgaaattaattggaATTTTTATCGATTATTTAAATGTCACCTCTATCATTCCtaataacattttataattGTTTGTCAGAAAGCGTCAATTTTCATCTCGCGATATAAACCAAGGATAACGTGAATTTGCTGGAAACGTGATAAAAATATAGGCTTGAACCGTTTTATTCGGTGTAGCCAGTAAATAGATTATTAGAACAATGGAAACCACTGAAAACGGTAAGTGAATCGAATAGACGTATAGAGACGTGTAAGCTGTAAGTGAGGTTAAGttccttttcacaaaagttTTAcgcattttcaatattttttatagaagtTTCTAATGGAACTGTTGAACCCATTGTTAATGGCACTACCGCATTAACGCTTCCTGATAAGGTAATAGAATCCGATAATTGTATACCGAATCCGGATAATGGTGCAGATGACTCGgccataaaaacaacaaatgaagAAAATCAAGAAAATAACCATAGCCCCAGTGTTATTGATAAGACTGCAGAGAACTCAACAAAATCACGCTCACCAAGCCCTCAGACACCAGCGTCTCCAACTAGACCAGATGCTATTAACGAAAAAGGAGATActgaaagtataaataaaaatagcccAAGAACAAAAAGTCGTAGTCGAAGCCCAAACGAAAATAATGTGCCAGCTGAAGTTATCACAGAAAGCAATAGAGTTGGCCGTAGCCGTAGTCGAAGTTTGAGTGCTGCATCTAAAGATGGTTCTGTAAAAGATACAGGaagcaaatcaaaaaataaGGACGGAAATGAAAGTTCTATAGATCGTTCCAGATCGCGGAGTGGATCGATTCGCTCTCGAAGTGGTTCAAGAAATAGAAGCCGAAGTGGATCAAGACATTCTCGTAGTGGATCTCGCCGTTCGCATAGTGGATCGATTCGTTCTCGCAGCCGCTCCAGAAAGTCAAGAAGTGGATCGCGTCCTTCGCCGACGGGTTCTCAGCGTTCTCGCAGTGGATCTGTGCGCTCTCGCAGTAATTCACGCCGTTCTCATAGCGGATCCGGCCGA
The sequence above is drawn from the Bactrocera oleae isolate idBacOlea1 chromosome 5, idBacOlea1, whole genome shotgun sequence genome and encodes:
- the Nbr gene encoding exonuclease mut-7 homolog is translated as MSYRGIPAGYEDDPDFGCLSEMVQKITVVPDIAIAAGLNNENFDRTLSADVDNWFQNYKEQWNSYKRTPSAQHNLKVMLKRHQDPLLLALKLFANCPGCNNLKNKNLALFILETICDLHTQYPEITANCSDNTRMVAFNFVKTCGIVSLYKSVMITYELNKICELLVPKIKELITQGHFKDAAYWTMNLQITHLFGIFDIIFPLILQDKVPLAEMYLNDAKDLALPTVQFLDSLLDKQKTVFEHCVEILTKYEYKDVKHNVLTYRPMSKLVTRLAKTYKIDNHFTPNLNFTKACSYMHFLWHKYRDGGMSCDAYRELARDAASTRPLQMDLITNVASYGDYEEVKYWINYFNIPLEEIADDIRENLKRQQPLENTDEIQMLNISSNETTSSVNIGGATNKSKRSNATIPNNYLTLALPIECVVLIDDRAKFYEMLEYLEGQLLIAFDSEWKPSVCNENVISLLQIATPHRVYLLDCLSPQLGEELWQQLGQRVFNNLEILKVGFSLHQDLRMLHKSLPLQLNLNAKTCYLDLRELWRRLKYLQIVKFPFGCGSNSGGSLCALTELCLGKKLDKSNQCSNWANRPLRHDQIVYAALDAHCLLQVYQVIVEILLGIGLDFDEVVNEVTTGKTGYLFRMKRAFTEHNNECSTSVPAKVNIAKVPAVSANVLGTINTKFICDRMLYGLSKELRKLGIDCMEIIKDNLSHYVNIAKRENRYVLTRDTRYDLFLKILPQTQCLLIPDDTSVEQVLNILRLLDIKIYENNLFTRCLHCNSNEFILALRHELQVMRYGQALDDVKELSAGNVSPYERTFNLLNVNPDILKSKTTYRGKPIKLNRINSHILRSKEHFYICDNCGNCTWDGAHSIHGSVMDLILYNNCETDTAAGF